From Candidatus Pedobacter colombiensis, one genomic window encodes:
- a CDS encoding acetylornithine carbamoyltransferase produces the protein MNQFTSVNDVQDISQLVKDALALKESPYAHQHLGKNKTLGLVFLNPSLRTRLSTQKAALNLGMNVMVMNMDKEGWALETQDGIVMNGTTVEHIREAAAVMGQYCDVLGLRSFPKLLNREEDYNEDFFNKFIKYCKVPVLSLESATRHPLQSLADLVTIQETWNQTTKPKVVLAWAPHIKALPQAVPNSFSEWMCKAQQEGMLDFSIAQPKGYELNEDFTPGAYITHDLDEALAGADYIYVKNWSSYKEYGKVLTYPEGWMLNNDKLKRTNNAKVMHCLPVRRDLELSSEILDGPNSLVIHEAGNRLWAAQAVLKQMLEKL, from the coding sequence ATGAACCAATTCACCTCAGTAAATGATGTGCAAGACATCAGCCAATTGGTTAAAGACGCATTGGCACTTAAGGAAAGCCCTTACGCACACCAGCACCTGGGTAAAAATAAAACCCTTGGACTGGTTTTTTTAAACCCAAGCTTACGTACCCGTTTAAGCACCCAAAAGGCAGCCCTTAATTTAGGGATGAATGTGATGGTGATGAACATGGATAAGGAAGGCTGGGCATTGGAAACACAAGATGGTATCGTAATGAATGGAACTACCGTAGAGCATATTCGTGAGGCTGCAGCCGTAATGGGGCAGTATTGTGATGTACTTGGTTTGCGTTCCTTTCCTAAATTGTTGAACCGTGAGGAGGATTATAACGAAGACTTTTTCAATAAATTTATAAAATATTGCAAGGTTCCGGTACTGAGTCTGGAAAGTGCTACCCGCCATCCTCTGCAAAGTTTGGCAGATCTGGTTACGATACAAGAAACCTGGAATCAAACCACTAAGCCTAAAGTTGTTTTGGCATGGGCACCACACATTAAAGCATTGCCACAAGCAGTTCCTAACTCTTTTTCCGAATGGATGTGTAAAGCTCAGCAAGAAGGAATGCTTGATTTTTCCATTGCGCAGCCTAAGGGTTATGAGTTAAATGAGGATTTTACTCCAGGAGCTTATATTACCCATGACCTGGATGAGGCTCTGGCTGGTGCAGATTATATTTACGTGAAAAACTGGTCTAGCTATAAGGAATATGGTAAAGTGCTTACCTACCCTGAAGGTTGGATGTTAAACAATGATAAATTAAAGAGGACTAATAATGCCAAAGTAATGCATTGTTTGCCGGTTCGCCGCGATTTAGAGCTTTCATCAGAAATATTGGATGGACCTAACTCATTGGTGATCCATGAAGCGGGAAATCGCTTATGGGCAGCGCAGGCCGTGTTAAAGCAAATGCTTGAAAAACTATAA
- the argB gene encoding acetylglutamate kinase — translation MKKKLNVIKIGGNVIDDSEKLHQFLLDFTALPGDKILIHGGGKIATELGVSLGVEAKMVEGRRITDIETLRVVTMVYAGLINKNMVAQLQAKGCNAIGLTGADGNIIKAVKRPVKDIDYGFVGDLDASSVSTKTLSSLLNAGLVPVLCAITHDGETQLLNTNADTIASAVAVAMSDLYETSLIYCFEKRGVMRDIDDDNSLVTEIKMEQFDTLKNEGVVSGGMIPKLHNAFEAIKSGVSAVYIGKADELPKINGNNFGTRLIK, via the coding sequence ATGAAGAAGAAGCTCAACGTAATTAAAATTGGTGGTAATGTAATTGATGATTCGGAAAAGCTGCATCAGTTTTTACTGGACTTCACTGCGCTTCCGGGCGACAAGATTTTAATTCATGGTGGTGGAAAGATCGCTACAGAATTGGGCGTTTCGCTTGGTGTAGAAGCCAAAATGGTTGAGGGTAGACGCATTACCGATATAGAAACACTCCGTGTGGTAACTATGGTGTACGCTGGACTAATCAATAAAAATATGGTAGCCCAGTTACAGGCAAAAGGTTGTAATGCAATAGGACTTACCGGTGCAGATGGCAACATTATAAAAGCCGTGAAGCGGCCTGTAAAGGATATTGATTATGGTTTTGTGGGTGATCTGGATGCTTCATCTGTTTCCACTAAAACGCTGTCTAGCTTGTTGAACGCCGGATTGGTACCTGTACTTTGTGCCATCACACATGATGGGGAAACACAGCTTTTAAATACCAATGCAGATACCATCGCTTCGGCAGTGGCAGTTGCCATGTCTGACTTATATGAAACTTCATTGATCTATTGCTTTGAAAAACGGGGGGTAATGCGCGATATAGACGACGACAATTCATTGGTGACAGAGATAAAGATGGAGCAATTTGACACTTTAAAAAATGAAGGTGTGGTTTCTGGAGGAATGATTCCTAAATTGCATAATGCCTTTGAAGCCATAAAAAGCGGCGTATCTGCTGTTTATATTGGAAAAGCAGATGAATTGCCAAAGATTAATGGGAATAATTTCGGAACCAGATTAATTAAATAA
- the proC gene encoding pyrroline-5-carboxylate reductase — translation MNKFKGSIAILGSGNIGISLAKGLVKSNYAEPGQISLTRRNISGLSALAEQGFVVSDDNAAVVTNADIVVLAVLPQQLNNLLSQIESVVDAKKQVFISVASGVSCIDIRSKLGENVQVIRAMPNTAIAIGQSMTCVATDNATTENVEEVTRMFETVGSVVKINEDLMTSATALCACGIAFFLRAIRAASQGGVEIGFHADEALKMAVQTAKGAADLLLLMQSHPEQEIDKVTSPKGCTIAGLNEMEHNGFSSSLIKGIKLSANKAGALYTKE, via the coding sequence ATGAACAAGTTTAAAGGTAGCATTGCAATTTTAGGAAGCGGAAACATTGGCATTTCTTTAGCCAAAGGTTTAGTTAAATCTAATTATGCAGAACCCGGACAGATCAGTTTAACCAGAAGAAATATTTCGGGGTTAAGCGCACTGGCCGAGCAAGGTTTTGTGGTTAGTGATGACAATGCTGCCGTAGTTACAAATGCCGATATTGTTGTTTTAGCTGTATTGCCGCAACAATTGAACAACTTGTTATCACAAATAGAATCCGTTGTCGATGCTAAAAAACAAGTGTTTATCTCTGTTGCATCGGGCGTAAGCTGTATAGACATCAGAAGCAAATTAGGTGAAAATGTACAGGTGATCAGGGCGATGCCCAATACTGCAATCGCTATTGGACAGTCTATGACCTGTGTGGCTACAGATAATGCGACCACAGAGAATGTTGAAGAGGTAACCAGAATGTTTGAAACCGTAGGTTCTGTGGTTAAAATCAACGAAGATCTGATGACCTCGGCCACAGCTTTATGTGCTTGTGGGATCGCCTTCTTTTTAAGAGCCATCAGAGCGGCATCGCAAGGTGGAGTAGAGATTGGTTTCCATGCCGATGAAGCATTAAAAATGGCGGTGCAAACCGCTAAAGGTGCTGCCGATCTGTTGTTGCTGATGCAATCACATCCAGAGCAGGAAATTGATAAGGTAACTTCGCCTAAGGGCTGTACCATAGCTGGATTAAACGAGATGGAGCACAATGGCTTCAGCTCATCATTAATAAAAGGAATTAAACTCTCAGCAAATAAAGCAGGTGCTTTATATACAAAAGAATAG
- a CDS encoding peptide chain release factor 3, which translates to MIHPEIEKRKTFAIISHPDAGKTTLTEKFLLFGGAINTAGAVKRNKANQSNTSDFMEIEKQRGISVATSVMGFEYSGKRINILDTPGHKDFAEDTYRTLSAVDSVILVVDCVKGVEEQTEKLMSVCRMRNTPVIIFINKMDREGKDTFDLLDEIESKLNISLCPLSWPIGQGHTFKGVYSIYNKHLNLFEPDKSKISAPVIEVNDLNDENLNKFLKPKELDGLKSDLELVHGVYGDLDKSMYIEGLLAPVFFGSAINNFGIKELLDTFINIAPSPKGREAEQREVAAEEKNFSGFVFKIHANLDPKHRDRIAFLRVCSGKFERNKFYYHTRQDKKLKFSNPMDFMANEKSIVEEAWPGDVVGLYDSGNFKIGDTLTEGEKLQFKGIPSFSPEIFKELENRDPLKTKQLEKGIQQLTEEGVAQLFIMQPGNRKVVGAVGELQFEVIAFRLEHEYGAKAAFRMLSYTRSNWVTSKDKTKLAEFLKRKQAHIGEDKDGNPVYLADNEFMINMTMRDYPDIEFHKTSEFK; encoded by the coding sequence ATGATTCACCCAGAAATAGAAAAACGAAAAACATTTGCCATTATCAGTCACCCCGATGCCGGTAAAACAACCCTAACAGAGAAATTCCTGCTTTTTGGCGGTGCCATTAATACGGCTGGAGCGGTAAAACGCAACAAGGCCAACCAAAGCAATACTTCCGATTTTATGGAAATTGAAAAACAGCGTGGTATCTCTGTAGCCACTTCTGTAATGGGGTTTGAATACAGCGGCAAGCGTATCAATATTTTAGATACGCCAGGCCACAAAGATTTTGCGGAAGACACTTACCGTACCTTATCAGCAGTAGACAGCGTAATTCTTGTTGTGGATTGTGTAAAAGGGGTTGAGGAGCAAACAGAAAAGCTAATGTCTGTTTGTAGAATGCGGAACACTCCGGTAATCATTTTTATCAATAAAATGGACCGTGAAGGTAAAGATACCTTCGATTTGTTAGACGAGATTGAAAGTAAGTTAAACATTAGCCTTTGTCCTTTATCCTGGCCAATTGGTCAGGGGCATACTTTTAAAGGCGTATACAGCATATACAACAAACATTTAAACCTGTTTGAACCTGATAAATCAAAAATCAGTGCTCCGGTAATTGAAGTTAACGACCTTAATGATGAAAACCTGAATAAGTTTTTAAAACCGAAGGAACTTGATGGTTTAAAAAGTGATTTGGAGCTTGTACACGGCGTTTATGGCGACCTTGACAAAAGCATGTATATTGAAGGATTGTTAGCACCAGTATTTTTTGGTAGTGCCATCAATAACTTTGGTATCAAAGAATTGCTGGATACCTTTATCAATATTGCCCCAAGTCCAAAAGGACGTGAGGCCGAACAAAGGGAGGTGGCCGCAGAAGAAAAGAACTTTTCGGGATTTGTATTTAAAATCCACGCCAACCTAGATCCAAAACACAGAGATAGAATTGCCTTCTTAAGGGTTTGTTCGGGCAAGTTTGAGCGTAATAAATTTTATTACCACACTCGTCAGGATAAGAAACTGAAATTCTCTAACCCGATGGATTTCATGGCCAACGAAAAAAGCATTGTTGAAGAAGCATGGCCGGGTGATGTGGTAGGTCTTTATGACAGTGGAAACTTTAAAATAGGCGACACGCTTACTGAAGGCGAGAAACTTCAATTTAAGGGCATTCCTAGCTTCTCTCCCGAAATATTTAAGGAGTTGGAGAACAGAGACCCATTAAAAACAAAACAGCTGGAGAAAGGCATACAACAGCTTACTGAGGAAGGGGTAGCGCAATTGTTTATCATGCAACCTGGAAATCGTAAGGTGGTTGGAGCTGTAGGTGAGCTTCAATTTGAAGTAATTGCCTTCCGTTTGGAGCATGAGTATGGTGCTAAAGCGGCATTTAGAATGCTTAGTTACACCCGTTCCAACTGGGTAACTTCGAAAGACAAGACTAAACTTGCTGAATTCCTGAAAAGGAAACAAGCGCATATTGGTGAAGACAAAGATGGTAACCCGGTTTATCTTGCTGACAATGAGTTCATGATCAATATGACCATGCGAGATTATCCTGATATTGAATTCCATAAAACATCGGAGTTTAAATAA
- the argH gene encoding argininosuccinate lyase has translation MKIWQKNIDVNKDIETFTVGKDRELDLEMAAFDVLGSLAHVEMLESIGLLTADELAEIQKELKNIYAEIAAGKFVIEDTVEDVHSQVEWLLTQRIGDAGKKIHSGRSRNDQVLVDLKLYFRSCIEEMVGNTNVLFGQLISLSNTHKDKLLPGYTHLQIAMPSSFGLWFGAYAESLVDDMELMLAAWKICNKNPLGSAAGYGSSFPLNRTMTTALLGFERLNYNVVYAQMGRGKTERILAQAMSSVAASLAKMAMDVCLFINQNFGFISFPDELTTGSSIMPHKKNPDVFELIRSRCNKIQALPNEIALMITNLPSGYHRDLQLLKENLFPAITSLNECLEMTTFMLQNITVKDNILDDKKYAYLFSVEVVNELALNGTPFREAYKIVGESIDNGTFAPGKAVHHTHEGSIGNLCNAEIEGMMTEVLSQFKFEKTHQAIAKLLA, from the coding sequence ATGAAGATCTGGCAAAAAAATATTGATGTAAATAAGGATATTGAAACCTTTACGGTGGGTAAAGACAGGGAGCTGGATTTGGAAATGGCAGCTTTTGATGTTTTAGGCTCTCTTGCGCACGTAGAAATGCTGGAAAGCATAGGTTTGCTTACCGCAGATGAACTTGCAGAGATCCAAAAAGAACTTAAAAATATTTATGCTGAAATAGCGGCCGGAAAGTTCGTTATTGAAGATACGGTTGAAGATGTACACTCGCAGGTAGAGTGGTTGCTTACCCAAAGAATAGGGGATGCAGGTAAAAAAATACATAGCGGACGCTCACGTAATGATCAGGTCTTGGTTGATCTGAAACTATATTTCAGAAGCTGTATCGAAGAGATGGTGGGCAATACCAATGTGTTGTTCGGACAGTTGATTTCGTTAAGTAATACTCACAAGGATAAATTGTTGCCGGGATATACGCACTTACAAATCGCCATGCCTTCTTCGTTCGGCTTATGGTTTGGTGCTTATGCCGAAAGTCTGGTGGATGATATGGAGCTGATGCTGGCTGCCTGGAAAATCTGCAACAAAAATCCTTTGGGCTCTGCTGCCGGTTATGGTTCTTCGTTTCCGTTAAACAGAACGATGACCACTGCTTTGCTGGGCTTTGAACGCTTAAATTATAATGTGGTTTACGCACAGATGGGCAGGGGCAAAACAGAAAGAATTTTGGCACAGGCCATGTCGTCTGTTGCTGCATCTTTAGCAAAAATGGCGATGGATGTTTGTCTGTTCATCAATCAGAATTTTGGGTTTATCAGCTTCCCTGACGAATTGACTACGGGGTCGAGCATTATGCCGCACAAAAAGAACCCGGATGTATTTGAGCTGATCCGCTCACGTTGCAATAAGATCCAGGCATTGCCAAATGAGATTGCTTTAATGATAACCAACCTGCCTTCAGGGTATCATCGCGATTTGCAGCTGTTAAAAGAGAATCTTTTCCCTGCAATCACCTCATTAAACGAATGTCTGGAAATGACCACTTTTATGCTTCAAAATATTACCGTAAAAGACAATATTCTGGATGATAAAAAGTATGCTTACTTGTTTAGCGTAGAAGTGGTAAATGAGCTGGCGTTAAATGGTACTCCCTTTAGAGAAGCATATAAAATAGTTGGCGAATCTATTGATAATGGCACTTTTGCTCCTGGAAAAGCGGTACACCATACCCATGAAGGAAGTATAGGAAACCTTTGCAATGCAGAGATTGAAGGCATGATGACAGAGGTGTTGTCGCAGTTTAAATTTGAGAAAACACATCAGGCTATCGCGAAATTGTTAGCGTAG
- a CDS encoding M20 family metallo-hydrolase has protein sequence MIAELQNDSLELLKQLISIQSFSKEEDKTADAIELFLQQRNIKTNRKLNNIWAYNKHFDAAKPTVLLNSHHDTVKPNSGYTRNPYDAAVEDGKLYGLGSNDAGGCLVSLIATFLYYYDQEGLNYNICLATTAEEEISGNDGLECVLPDLGELEFAIVGEPTQMNLAIAERGLLVLDCTAHGKAGHAAREEGDNAIYKALKDIEWFRNYRFSKVSDMFGPLKMSVTIINAGSQHNVVPATCTFTVDVRVTDAYTNEEVLKIIRTNVDCDVEPRSIRLKPSSIDKAHPIVQAGLALGRTTYGSPTTSDQALLSIPSVKVGPGDSARSHMADEYVYVNEVEEGIELYIAMLKSVVGGK, from the coding sequence ATGATAGCGGAACTGCAAAACGATAGTTTAGAGTTGCTGAAACAATTGATCAGTATTCAATCCTTTAGTAAGGAGGAGGATAAAACAGCTGATGCGATTGAGCTTTTTTTGCAGCAGAGAAATATAAAAACCAATCGCAAGCTGAATAATATATGGGCATATAACAAGCATTTTGATGCGGCTAAGCCGACGGTGCTGTTAAATTCGCACCATGATACCGTAAAGCCAAATTCGGGCTATACGCGCAATCCTTACGACGCAGCGGTTGAAGATGGTAAATTGTATGGGCTAGGTAGTAATGATGCCGGAGGATGCCTCGTATCGCTTATAGCGACCTTTCTTTATTATTATGATCAGGAAGGATTAAATTATAACATTTGTTTGGCTACTACAGCCGAGGAAGAGATATCAGGTAATGATGGTTTAGAGTGCGTGCTTCCTGATTTAGGCGAGCTGGAGTTTGCCATTGTGGGTGAGCCTACACAGATGAATCTGGCGATTGCCGAAAGAGGATTGTTGGTATTGGATTGTACCGCTCATGGAAAAGCAGGTCACGCGGCACGTGAAGAGGGCGATAATGCCATTTACAAAGCATTAAAGGATATCGAATGGTTCCGTAACTATCGTTTTTCTAAAGTGTCTGACATGTTCGGCCCTTTAAAAATGTCCGTTACCATTATCAATGCCGGTTCTCAGCACAATGTTGTACCTGCTACCTGTACTTTTACAGTTGATGTGCGGGTAACAGATGCTTATACAAATGAGGAAGTGTTAAAGATCATCCGTACAAATGTGGATTGCGATGTGGAGCCTCGTTCGATAAGGTTGAAACCTTCATCTATTGATAAAGCACATCCAATTGTGCAGGCAGGACTTGCCTTAGGCCGTACTACTTATGGTTCGCCAACAACATCTGATCAGGCTTTATTAAGTATTCCTTCGGTAAAGGTCGGTCCCGGCGACTCTGCCCGGTCGCACATGGCTGATGAATATGTGTATGTGAATGAAGTTGAAGAAGGTATTGAGCTTTATATCGCAATGCTGAAATCGGTAGTTGGGGGCAAGTAG